The following DNA comes from Rosa rugosa chromosome 5, drRosRugo1.1, whole genome shotgun sequence.
TAAGTCATTGCCTTGTTTCAATTGCAGCACTAGTGAAATGTTAGTGCAGTTTCAGAAGTTACTTACTTATTGGTGTTATAAGTTAGAAGAACAGAGAAGTCAAGATATGGATAAAGTCTCCACACTGGAAATAAAGTAACTGTTCATAAGCTCATTTCAAGAAGACAACTAGGATACACCGGATACAATTTTTTGATTTCAAGTAAACAGTACAAAATCACACACGTTATATATCAACagtgccaatgattttcattttTAGTTGCTAGCTTCAATAATTTACGACAAGTATACTTGGAAACTAGCCGTTTTCATTGACTCGCATACGGGGCAAACACTGATGAACTCATCACAGTCCTTACATAAACACAGGTGCCTACAAGGCATCAACAAGATAGACACCTCCTTTGCTCGGCATGCTTTGCATGCTCTGCAATCCATTTGCTCCTTCAACCCTAGGTAATTTTTGGATACGGACTTTGCAGGCCCACCTTGAATGGCCAGGTAGTTAGTCGGATCAATGTATGAGGCAGCGTCATCAACTTCACTGTCTCCAAAACCCTCCTTCCCTAGGTCAGCACCCTGTGAAATTGCTTGCTGGAGGTTGCTCTTCAGCACATTCACAACTGACTCATTGTACTTTGCTCTGTAATGCCAATTCTGGGCTTCGACAGCTACCTGTCTTATTTTATCGACCAATTCTCGGTTCTTGCGGTTCATGGTCTCAATTTCCAAGTCTTTCTCCCTTAGCTTTTTGCCTACACCTTTCTCTATAGCGGTAAGGAAAGAAGCCATATGTCTCTGCTTCATGTCTCTTACCCCCTTTGCCAAGTGTTCCTCCTGTTGATGAGCAAGCAAATAACAGCACCATAACATCAGACTACAATTCAATCTCAATTGTAATGCTCAATAGAATTATATTATGAGGTCAGCACAAAGCCTTGACAAGTTGAAATAAACTACCCACTACCTTCCTTCAAAGACCATAAGGAAATCATTGGACTAGACTGTTTAGTATTCAAATGGGTATCTACACACCTGAGTAACAAATGATTAAACTAGGTGTAGACTTGTAGACAATGAATGATGTGATTATCATATCAGCAGATATAGTCAAAATTTATTATCAATGTGCAGTGAGATGATTCAACTTCCAAATTGTATGCTCCATAGTGAAGAGAAGTGGCGATTTTGGAGTTCTATTTTCTACATTGCACTGGAATTATTTTAGGTTTCAGAGACAACGACAAATCCTTATTTGTATTAACATATAAATCCGTCACAAAACATTGGTGCATGATTATTCAAACATTTATTGATTTCGCTTGTTTGAGACAAAGAAACAAGAGTACAAGACAATAGATGGGAAATTAATAACTATGAATATTTTGAATAAATACCTGAATTTTGATGTACTGATCAAATTCTTCCTTCTGCCGATCAAGCTCAGTCCTAATATTGTCCCCTAGGGATAAAATCATTGACGGTGCTGCTGGCATGCTTCCACTAGCAGATGTAACAGATGAGTTgcgctcatcatcatcatacgATAGCCTTAAACCTGTCGATACATGGTTCGGGTTTGGAATGCTAGCTGAGCGATCAGCTTCATCTTGACAGACATTGTAGTTCAAAGAAATTTGAAGCTTCTGCTGTCTTGAGATATCTTCAATTTCCCTGGTTCGTTTATTAGGCCGAAGCATGGGAGTGATATGCTCAGTTCCAAAATAATTTACAGGATCAACATTACATCCAGCTGGTACTGCAACATGAATGAACTCATTCTTCTTAGACACAAGCCCAACTAATAAGTTTTCTAGGAATGACAACTTTGAtgccgaaaagaaaaaaatttgattaCAGTGTAACACCAACATCGGAAGGGGACCATACCATTACCAAACAACTGCAGCTGATTTGTGGCATTTGTTGGATAGGGGAAGCGATTTTCATCCACGAAAACAGGTAGCATGGAATTAGCATTGTTGCCCCCCAACATCTTATATGAAAAGTTAATCTACCTCGAGGATTATGTTTTGAACAAGTATTGGTAAAATAAGCAAGACTCCCCCTGAAAAGGACAAAGAGGAAAATTTAAATCCTGTATCAAGACAAGCTGGCAATGGTGGAAAACCTTACGCTTTTGAAAAAATAACCAAAAGTATTTACCAATTCAGGAAATAATCTACTAAAAGGCATGTAAGGTATTTACCAATTCAGGAAATAATCTACTAAAAGGCATGTAAGGCCAACCCTTACCATAAGAGGGCTTTTTACAATTAAATTTCTAGTCCAAGGTAAAAGGACACACGTGAATTCATGTATTTTTGGTATCATTGAGCAAGTACCACGAGAAAATGAATCTCACAAGTCAAAACAGAACGTGGGATATGCTTTTGAAAATCGTTACATACAACACACGTGAATTCAAGTATTTTCGGTATCTTTGAGCAAGTACCACAAGAAAATGACTCTCACAAGTCAAAACAGAACGTGGGATATGCTTTTGAAAATCGTTACTTACAACACATGTGAATTCAAGTATTTTCAGTATCTTTGAGCACATTCCATGAGAAAATGAATCTCACAAGTCAAAAACAGAATGTGGGATATGCCTTTGAAAACCGTTACATACAACACACGTGAATTCAAGTATTTTTGGTATCTTTGAGCAAGTACCATGAAAAAATG
Coding sequences within:
- the LOC133710012 gene encoding BOI-related E3 ubiquitin-protein ligase 1, whose amino-acid sequence is MLGGNNANSMLPVFVDENRFPYPTNATNQLQLFGNVPAGCNVDPVNYFGTEHITPMLRPNKRTREIEDISRQQKLQISLNYNVCQDEADRSASIPNPNHVSTGLRLSYDDDERNSSVTSASGSMPAAPSMILSLGDNIRTELDRQKEEFDQYIKIQEEHLAKGVRDMKQRHMASFLTAIEKGVGKKLREKDLEIETMNRKNRELVDKIRQVAVEAQNWHYRAKYNESVVNVLKSNLQQAISQGADLGKEGFGDSEVDDAASYIDPTNYLAIQGGPAKSVSKNYLGLKEQMDCRACKACRAKEVSILLMPCRHLCLCKDCDEFISVCPVCESMKTASFQVYLS